Proteins encoded within one genomic window of Hermetia illucens chromosome 2, iHerIll2.2.curated.20191125, whole genome shotgun sequence:
- the LOC119649797 gene encoding protein ST7 homolog, which produces MWDSSMFLSTLTPKFYVALTGTSSLISGLILIFEWWYFRKYGTSFIEQVSINHISPWINGSDSSSESNGNNGGQQIPECKVWRNPLNLFRGAEYQRFYWATNKEPLTYYDMNLSAQDHQTFFTCEGDAGKAEYEIMQTAWRERNPVVRIKAAHNALEISVDCAPAYILLAEEEATTILEAEKILKTALKVAETNYRKSQSTQHQGSIAEGIHRRDTNVLIYIKRRLAMCARKLGKLKEAAKMFRDLTKEIPSIMNVLNIHENLIETLLEMQAYADCQAVLAKYDDISLPKSATICYTAALLKARAVADKFSPDIASKRGLSPAEMSAVEAIHRAVEFNPHVPKYLLETKPLILPPEHILKRGDSEALAYAFFHLAHWKNVEGALNLLHCTWEGTFRMLPYPLERGHLFYPYPTCTECADRELLPSFHEVSVYPKKELPFFILFTAGLCSFTALLALLTHQYPEPMGNIAQTVLNWISFPFQLVKERIEAIWPCNLLQQLSRI; this is translated from the exons ATGTGGGACTCGTCGATGTTTCTGAGCACTCTAACGCCAAAGTTCTATGTTGCATTGACCGGCACCTCGAGCCTTATCTCGGGTCTTATTCTCATCTTCGAATGGTGGTATTTTCGCAAATATGGGACGTCCTTTATAG AACAAGTCTCTATCAACCACATCAGTCCGTGGATAAATGGCAGTGACAGTTCCAGCGAATCGAACGGAAACAACGGCGGCCAACAGATACCTGAGTGCAAAGTTTGGCGAAATCCTCTGAATTTGTTCAGGGGCGCGGAGTATCAGCGATTTTACTGGGCGACGAACAAGGAACCGCTCACGTACTATGACATGAATTTGAGCGCACAGGACCACCAGACGTTTTTCACTTGCGAAG GTGATGCGGGCAAAGCAGAGTATGAAATCATGCAAACAGCATGGCGTGAACGAAATCCTGTCGTTCGGATAAAGGCAGCCCATAATGCTTTAGAAATAAGTGTCGACTGTGCGCCGGCATACATTCTCTTAGCAGAGGAAGAAGCCACAACTATTCTTGAAgcggaaaaaatattgaaaactgcaTTAAAAGTAGCGGAAACAAattatcgaaaatcacaaagtaCGCAACATCAAGGCTCTATTGCTGAAGGGATCCACAGGCGAGACACAAATGTCTTAATCTATATCAAGCGGCGATTAGCAATGTGCGCTCGAAAGTTAGGTAAGCTGAAGGAGGCAGCGAAAATGTTTCGTGATCTTACTAAAGAGATTCCGTCTATCATGAATGTACTAAACATCCATGAGAATCTAATCGAAACATTACTGGAGATGCAAGCTTATGCAGATTGTCAAGCGGTGCTAGCAAAATATGACGACATATCATTGCCGAAATCGGCAACGATTTGTTATACAGCGGCTTTACTGAAAGCAAGAGCGGTGGCGGATAAATTTTCGCCTGATATTGCATCAAAAAGAGGCCTAAGTCCTGCCGAAATGAGTGCTGTGGAAGCTATCCACAGAGCGGTGGAATTTAATCCACACGTTCCGAAATATCTTCTGGAAACAAAACCGCTTATTTTACCTCCTGAACATATTTTGAAGCGGGGGGATTCAGAAGCACTGGCATATGCCTTCTTCCATTTGGCACATTGGAAAAATGTGGAGGGTGCTCTCAATCTTCTGCACTGTACATGGGAAGGTACTTTCCGAATGCTTCCTTATCCTTTGGAGCGGGGGCATTTGTTCTATCCTTATCCAACATGTACAGAATGTGCGGATCGTGAACTCCTCCCGTCTTTTCATGAAGTTTCCGTCTATCCGAAAAAGGAGTTGCCCTTCTTTATTCTTTTCACGGCGGGCTTGTGTTCATTCACGGCCTTATTGGCGCTATTGACTCATCAATATCCAGAACCGATGGGAAATATTGCACAAACTGTACTTAACTGGATCTCATTCCCGTTTCAATTAGTTAAGGAGCGTATTGAAGCGATTTGGCCATGTAATTTATTGCAACAATTGTCgcgaatttga
- the LOC119648268 gene encoding bax inhibitor 1 — MSLDSRFTQFVHHLNNKFEPEVRYHLARVYSCLTATTILATVGAVLHISGYLECGLITALGSLAFIIALHFIRDDGKNFYTRLGLLLGFGFCSGQTLGPLLQFVIAVNPQIVINALVGTCIVFLSFSLSALLAERGKFLFLGGILVSILSTMALLSLFNMFLNSYTLNQAQLYVGLGVMSAFILYDTQAIIEKRRMGNTDCVQHSLDLFFDLISIFRRLLVILTQKEERDRRNKRKSN; from the exons TGAACCTGAAGTTCGATATCACTTGGCACGAGTGTATTCATGTCTAACAGCAACTACCATATTAGCCACAGTTGGCGCCGTTCTTCACATTTCAGGCTATCTGGAATGTGGGCTGATTACAGCGCTCGGCTCATTGGCTTTCATCATTGCACTTCATTTTATTCGTGATGATGGCAAAAATTTCTACACAAGACTGGGCTTATTGTTAGGCTTTGGATTCTGCTCAG GCCAAACTCTTGGACCCCTATTACAATTTGTGATTGCTGTCAACCCCCAGATAGTAATCAACGCATTAGTTGGTACATGCATTGTTTTCTTGTCATTCTCGCTGTCGGCTCTTTTGGCTGAACGTGGCAAATTTTTGTTCCTCGGAGGCATACTTGTTAGCATCCTCAGTACAATGGCGTTATTGAGCTTGTTCAACATGTTTTTGAACTCATATACCTTGAATCAG GCTCAATTGTATGTTGGACTTGGCGTTATGTCTGCTTTCATCCTCTACGATACGCAAGCCATCATTGAGAAACGCAGGATGGGAAATACTGATTGCGTCCAACATTCACTTGACTTGTTCTTCGACTTGATCAGCATATTCCGCCGCCTGTTGGTGATTCTTACACAAAAG GAGGAACGCGATAGGCGAAACAAACGTAAGAGCAACTAA